The following are encoded together in the Flavihumibacter fluvii genome:
- a CDS encoding GH3 family domain-containing protein — translation MPLIEISLPKTIAKALRLPASSPRRQQLKVLKKLLKKARFTEFGQNYRFDEILFSKHPGKKFQQLVPTYDYTSIYKEWWHRTLEGHPDVCWPGKIKYYALSSGTSESASKYIPITEDLLKGNRQVMVKQLFSLRHYDHIPFSNIGKGWLMLGGSTQLQKGKGYYAGDLSGITAKKVPFWFTPFYKPGRKIAKMSDWNDKLEEIVEQAPNWDISFVVGVPAWIQMCMEKIIERYNLATIHDIWPNLSFFVHGGVSFEPYKKGFEQLLAKPLTYIETYLASEGFIAYQDRQYAKGMKLSINDHIFFEFIPFDDENFDAEGNMVANPKTLMIHEVEEGRDYALLISTTAGAWRYLIGDTVRFSDVEECEVIITGRTKHFLSLVGEHLSVDNMNRALQLASEELNVSIPEYTVAGIPHGSFFAHHWYVASDDNVDAKLLVKKIDEHLKSLNDDYTVERSSALKEVFLDVLPESKFMEFMASKGKVGGQHKFPRVLKGKMLQDWKNFLGEK, via the coding sequence ATGCCGCTGATTGAGATTAGTTTGCCAAAAACGATTGCGAAAGCGCTACGGCTACCTGCGAGTTCACCGCGCAGGCAGCAACTTAAAGTATTGAAGAAATTACTGAAGAAAGCCCGGTTCACTGAATTTGGCCAGAACTACCGCTTTGACGAGATCCTTTTCAGTAAGCATCCCGGTAAGAAATTTCAACAGCTGGTGCCAACATATGATTATACGTCCATTTATAAAGAATGGTGGCACCGCACGCTGGAGGGCCATCCTGATGTTTGCTGGCCCGGGAAGATCAAATATTATGCACTATCGTCGGGCACATCCGAATCGGCCAGTAAATATATTCCAATCACGGAAGATTTGTTAAAGGGCAACCGCCAGGTGATGGTGAAGCAATTATTCTCGCTTCGCCATTATGACCATATCCCCTTTAGCAATATTGGCAAAGGCTGGTTAATGTTAGGGGGAAGCACGCAACTGCAAAAAGGAAAAGGATATTATGCCGGAGACCTGAGCGGAATCACGGCGAAGAAAGTGCCGTTCTGGTTCACGCCATTTTATAAACCGGGCAGGAAGATCGCCAAGATGAGCGACTGGAATGATAAGCTCGAAGAAATCGTGGAGCAGGCACCCAATTGGGATATCAGTTTTGTGGTGGGTGTTCCAGCCTGGATCCAGATGTGCATGGAAAAAATTATAGAACGCTATAACCTGGCCACCATCCATGATATCTGGCCGAACCTGTCATTTTTTGTACATGGCGGCGTTTCATTCGAACCCTATAAAAAAGGCTTTGAGCAATTGCTGGCCAAGCCACTCACCTATATTGAAACCTACCTGGCCTCGGAAGGGTTTATCGCATACCAGGACCGGCAGTATGCCAAAGGCATGAAACTGTCCATTAACGATCATATTTTCTTTGAATTCATCCCTTTTGATGATGAAAACTTTGATGCAGAAGGTAATATGGTCGCCAACCCAAAAACGCTGATGATCCATGAAGTAGAGGAGGGGCGTGATTATGCGTTATTGATCAGCACTACAGCCGGAGCCTGGCGCTACCTGATTGGCGATACCGTTCGTTTTTCCGACGTGGAAGAGTGTGAGGTGATCATCACCGGGCGCACCAAGCATTTTCTTAGCCTGGTGGGCGAGCATTTATCGGTAGATAATATGAACCGGGCCCTGCAATTGGCTTCTGAAGAATTGAATGTATCCATTCCGGAATATACCGTAGCCGGCATACCGCATGGCAGCTTTTTTGCACACCATTGGTATGTTGCCTCCGACGACAATGTAGATGCCAAATTACTGGTGAAGAAAATTGATGAACACTTAAAATCATTAAATGATGATTACACGGTAGAGCGCTCCAGTGCTTTAAAAGAAGTGTTCCTTGATGTGCTTCCGGAAAGCAAGTTCATGGAGTTTATGGCATCTAAAGGAAAGGTAGGCGGACAGCATAAATTCCCCCGGGTGCTGAAAGGCAAGATGTTGCAGGATTGGAAAAACTTTTTAGGTGAAAAATGA
- a CDS encoding glycosyltransferase family 2 protein, giving the protein MRLSVIIVNYNVCYFLEQCLYTVMQATEGIAAEIFVVDNASTDDSRQILPNRFPAVQFIWKESNTGFGHANNLALSRAKGEYLAILNPDTLVPQNVFTTCLQFFDHHPDAGGVGMRMYDGCGQYLPESKRGWPGAWTAFFKLSGLSAVFPRNRRIARYYLGHLSPEQVHLVEVLAGAFMVFPRKVYEQVGGFDEQFFMYGEDIDLSYRISLAGYTNYYLPNPGILHFKGESTTRNATYTRHFYEAMLIFVRKYYPQQSGAWKALLEAAIKTRELIARIGRTNAGKKTGQKMDWQLAGDSGVIPEIADLIPQVAKDKTSDQGIIYALGSDFGMQQVLESWQSGGPPKAMRFHGAGTAGIVGSDDKNGQGEVILLKKSPLV; this is encoded by the coding sequence ATGCGACTATCGGTCATTATCGTAAATTATAATGTTTGTTATTTCCTTGAACAGTGCTTGTATACTGTGATGCAGGCAACTGAAGGCATCGCTGCAGAAATATTTGTGGTAGATAATGCCTCAACAGATGATAGCCGCCAGATACTTCCCAACCGGTTTCCTGCTGTACAATTTATCTGGAAGGAATCGAACACCGGATTTGGTCACGCAAACAACCTGGCCCTTTCGCGGGCGAAGGGGGAGTATCTTGCCATATTGAATCCGGATACGCTGGTCCCGCAAAATGTATTCACGACCTGCCTTCAATTTTTTGACCATCACCCCGATGCAGGCGGCGTGGGTATGCGCATGTATGATGGTTGCGGCCAATATTTGCCTGAATCAAAACGGGGGTGGCCGGGCGCCTGGACCGCCTTTTTCAAGTTAAGTGGATTAAGCGCTGTATTTCCGCGCAACCGCAGGATTGCGCGGTATTACCTTGGACATTTATCCCCTGAGCAGGTGCATCTGGTAGAAGTATTGGCAGGGGCATTTATGGTATTTCCCCGAAAGGTATATGAACAGGTAGGCGGGTTTGATGAGCAGTTTTTTATGTATGGGGAAGATATTGACCTGAGTTACCGCATCAGCCTGGCCGGCTACACCAATTATTACCTGCCCAACCCTGGGATCCTGCATTTTAAAGGGGAAAGCACTACCCGTAATGCTACCTACACGCGCCATTTTTATGAAGCGATGCTGATTTTCGTGCGAAAGTATTATCCACAACAATCGGGAGCCTGGAAGGCTTTACTTGAAGCAGCGATTAAGACCAGGGAACTTATAGCCAGGATAGGGAGAACAAATGCCGGAAAAAAAACCGGGCAAAAAATGGACTGGCAATTGGCCGGTGATTCCGGCGTTATACCCGAAATAGCAGATCTAATCCCGCAGGTTGCTAAGGACAAGACAAGCGACCAGGGAATAATATATGCCTTGGGCAGTGATTTCGGGATGCAACAGGTCCTGGAAAGCTGGCAATCAGGAGGACCGCCCAAAGCCATGCGATTTCATGGGGCAGGAACAGCAGGAATTGTGGGCAGTGACGATAAAAATGGCCAGGGCGAAGTGATCCTCCTTAAAAAGTCGCCGCTGGTGTAA
- a CDS encoding inositol monophosphatase family protein, whose amino-acid sequence MLQETLINACRAGGAVLEQFFNRHDLRISNKESINDLVTEADHASEKVIIEVIRQQYPDHFILTEESGEHPTASNYKWIIDPIDGTVNFANGIPICCVSIGLEKDGKMLMGAIFNPILNEFYFAEKGKGAALNGHPVHVSNKADVSSSFLVTGFPYTYVDMPNGPLECFERFIRKGIPVRRLGSAAMDLCWVAAGRFDGFYEHKLNAWDSAAGFLLVEEAGGKVTDFKGNEYSPYQPHLLATNGKIHDEMLQWLNGEKQ is encoded by the coding sequence ATGTTACAGGAAACACTTATCAACGCATGCAGGGCAGGCGGAGCCGTACTTGAGCAGTTCTTCAACCGCCATGATCTCAGGATCTCCAATAAAGAAAGTATCAACGATCTCGTTACGGAAGCAGATCATGCCTCTGAAAAAGTAATTATTGAGGTGATCCGCCAACAGTACCCCGACCATTTTATCCTGACGGAAGAAAGTGGCGAACATCCTACCGCTTCTAATTATAAATGGATCATAGACCCGATTGATGGTACCGTGAATTTCGCAAATGGCATTCCCATCTGTTGTGTCAGCATTGGCCTGGAAAAAGACGGGAAAATGCTGATGGGTGCAATTTTCAACCCTATCCTCAATGAGTTTTATTTTGCCGAGAAAGGTAAAGGGGCAGCCCTGAATGGCCATCCGGTCCATGTCAGTAATAAGGCCGACGTTAGCAGCAGCTTCCTCGTTACCGGGTTTCCCTATACTTATGTTGATATGCCTAACGGGCCGCTTGAATGTTTTGAACGTTTTATCCGCAAAGGCATCCCGGTTAGAAGGCTGGGATCTGCCGCCATGGACCTTTGCTGGGTTGCAGCCGGCCGGTTTGACGGATTCTACGAACACAAATTAAATGCATGGGATAGCGCAGCGGGATTTTTACTGGTGGAAGAAGCTGGCGGAAAAGTGACTGATTTCAAAGGGAACGAATATTCTCCTTACCAGCCTCACCTCCTGGCCACCAATGGAAAAATCCACGATGAAATGTTGCAGTGGCTAAATGGCGAAAAGCAGTAG
- the thiL gene encoding thiamine-phosphate kinase, translated as MEARTEIETLGEFGLIDHLTKNIEFQNASSILGVGDDGAVIDHYGKQTVISTDMLVEGVHFDLMYTPLKHLGYKSVVVNLSDIYAMNAHPTQITLSIAVSNKFSVEALDEFYEGVYAACEKYGVDLVGGDTSTSRSGFVISVTALGEVVPGQFVKRSTAQKGDLICVSGDLGGAFLGLTLMEREKQIFLENPQIQPDLENEAYIVGRLLKPEARRDIIAFFADNEIMPTAMMDISDGLSSDLLHICNQSQVGCVVYEEKLPIHEDARMAAFKFGLDPTAAALSGGEDYELLFTIPQSDYDKLVLNEQISVIGYMTDADAGSKILTKGGNQFKITAQGWNAFKDQ; from the coding sequence ATGGAAGCAAGAACAGAAATCGAAACTTTAGGTGAATTCGGACTGATTGACCACCTCACAAAAAATATAGAATTCCAGAACGCCTCTTCGATATTGGGCGTTGGCGATGATGGCGCCGTGATTGACCATTACGGGAAACAAACGGTGATTTCTACCGATATGCTGGTGGAAGGTGTACATTTTGACCTCATGTACACCCCATTGAAGCACCTCGGATATAAATCTGTGGTAGTGAACCTGAGTGATATCTATGCGATGAACGCCCATCCTACCCAAATCACCCTGAGCATCGCCGTTAGTAATAAATTCAGCGTCGAAGCCCTGGATGAGTTTTATGAAGGGGTATATGCCGCCTGCGAAAAATATGGGGTTGACCTGGTCGGCGGGGATACCTCCACTTCCCGCAGTGGCTTTGTGATTTCCGTTACTGCTCTTGGCGAAGTTGTTCCTGGACAGTTTGTAAAACGCAGTACCGCCCAAAAAGGCGACCTGATCTGTGTTTCAGGCGACCTTGGTGGTGCTTTCCTGGGACTTACCCTGATGGAACGGGAAAAACAGATTTTCCTGGAGAACCCGCAAATTCAGCCTGACCTCGAAAATGAAGCGTATATCGTTGGGCGTTTATTGAAGCCGGAAGCCCGGCGCGATATCATTGCGTTTTTTGCGGACAATGAAATCATGCCAACGGCAATGATGGATATCAGTGACGGATTAAGCTCCGACCTGCTGCATATCTGCAATCAAAGCCAGGTTGGTTGTGTGGTGTATGAGGAAAAACTGCCTATCCACGAAGATGCCAGGATGGCCGCTTTTAAATTTGGACTCGATCCTACCGCAGCAGCCCTGAGTGGTGGCGAAGACTATGAATTGCTTTTCACCATTCCCCAGTCTGACTATGACAAGCTCGTACTGAACGAACAGATCAGCGTGATCGGCTACATGACCGATGCTGACGCCGGTTCGAAAATTTTAACAAAAGGCGGGAATCAATTTAAGATTACAGCACAGGGCTGGAATGCATTTAAAGATCAGTAG
- a CDS encoding S41 family peptidase — translation MRKRFVILFYGCLLLMMVGCTGSRSSFKADQKYPPAKLQQDYSLFRNILEESHPSVSWYTPADSMQYYFDWGYRQLTDSMTEPQFRRILTYVISKIHCGHTSTRYSKHYINYLDTARLPLFPVSVKVLNNDTVVLNNTLQRNKLTLPRGTILTKFDGQPFMQVIDSLVKFIPNDGFNETYLHQTVSNRGAFGAWLRLTQGWKKSYEMGYLDSAGQEQLVQFNLLEPPKKDTTRRPKIPDIRETLRRRERREERLFDARSMQIDTGLSAAYMTVNTFNNGNALHAFFKSSFRELKKEHIRHLVIDIRGNGGGNVNHSTYLTRMLVDAPFKIADSLYAANKRSKYGRHIQYNWITGIFMSFITRKRADGKYHFGYYERHFFKPVKKNHFTGNVYVLTGPNSFSAAAIFARAVKGQQHIKLIGEETGGGNYGNTAWFIPNVTLPETGIRFRLPKFRLVINKDTEKNGRGVMPDIMVQPTRTSMIQNRDLKVEKVRELIIDQ, via the coding sequence ATGAGAAAGCGTTTTGTGATACTATTTTATGGTTGTTTACTGTTAATGATGGTGGGCTGTACCGGCAGCAGGTCTTCATTTAAGGCAGACCAAAAATATCCACCGGCAAAACTGCAGCAGGATTATTCCTTGTTCCGTAATATCCTGGAAGAATCTCATCCCAGTGTATCCTGGTATACCCCGGCTGACAGCATGCAGTATTATTTTGACTGGGGTTACAGGCAATTGACCGATTCTATGACAGAACCCCAGTTCAGGCGGATTCTGACCTATGTGATTTCAAAGATTCATTGTGGCCATACCAGCACCCGCTATTCCAAACATTATATCAACTACCTGGATACTGCAAGGCTTCCGCTTTTTCCGGTCTCTGTAAAAGTATTGAATAATGATACCGTCGTTCTCAACAATACCTTACAAAGAAATAAACTGACTTTACCACGGGGTACCATTCTCACAAAATTTGATGGCCAGCCTTTTATGCAAGTGATTGATAGCCTCGTGAAATTCATTCCTAATGATGGCTTTAACGAAACCTACCTGCACCAGACCGTGAGTAACCGCGGGGCATTCGGGGCCTGGTTACGGTTGACCCAGGGTTGGAAAAAAAGCTATGAAATGGGCTACCTGGATAGTGCCGGCCAGGAACAACTGGTTCAGTTTAATTTACTGGAACCGCCAAAAAAAGATACCACCCGGCGCCCGAAGATCCCGGATATCCGGGAAACACTGAGAAGGCGTGAACGCAGGGAAGAACGGTTATTCGATGCCCGTTCAATGCAGATAGATACCGGCTTGTCTGCTGCTTACATGACAGTTAATACATTTAATAACGGCAACGCTTTGCACGCTTTCTTTAAAAGCAGTTTCAGGGAATTGAAAAAAGAACATATCCGGCACCTGGTGATTGATATCAGGGGTAATGGTGGCGGCAATGTTAATCATTCCACTTACCTCACCAGGATGCTCGTAGACGCTCCTTTCAAAATTGCTGATTCATTATATGCCGCAAACAAACGCAGTAAGTATGGCCGGCATATTCAATACAACTGGATCACCGGCATCTTTATGAGTTTCATCACGAGGAAACGCGCTGATGGAAAATACCATTTTGGTTATTATGAACGGCATTTTTTCAAACCCGTTAAAAAGAATCATTTTACCGGGAATGTATATGTGCTCACCGGACCTAATTCCTTTTCTGCAGCTGCCATCTTTGCCCGTGCTGTTAAAGGCCAGCAGCATATTAAGCTGATTGGTGAAGAAACCGGTGGTGGAAATTATGGGAATACGGCATGGTTCATTCCCAATGTTACCTTACCTGAAACAGGCATACGGTTCCGGTTGCCAAAATTCAGGTTAGTCATTAATAAAGACACGGAGAAAAATGGCCGCGGCGTTATGCCGGATATTATGGTCCAGCCAACCCGGACTTCCATGATCCAGAACCGTGATTTGAAAGTTGAAAAAGTCCGGGAGCTGATTATTGATCAATGA
- the nagA gene encoding N-acetylglucosamine-6-phosphate deacetylase has protein sequence MSQRSIKYVNGQIFTGEQWMSQALITTNNGRIVSVTHNGPADEVADLKGGKLVPAFIDLQLYGGNGLFFGEHPTVEALDATVAYSRAGGAYLILPTVATNSNEVAFAAIDAVREYWAAGRKGIAGLHLEGPFLNVKKRGAHAADKIQEPTVTNIRKLVEYGKGIVKMMTIAPELFTDEGIKILQDAGIIISAGHSDATYEQATAAFGKGIQLCTHLYNAMSPLQHRAPGLVGAIFDHPTVMSSIVTDGYHVDAAAIRIAKKLMGQRLFIITDAVTANPDGHYQHRLEGNRYVMPDGTLSGSALTMVKAVKYCTEQAGIDEGEALRMASLYPARVLGLDKEWGKIAPGYIESLFIIDQ, from the coding sequence ATGAGTCAACGCAGCATAAAGTATGTGAATGGCCAGATTTTTACAGGAGAACAATGGATGAGCCAGGCGCTGATTACAACAAACAATGGGCGGATCGTTTCCGTTACGCATAATGGTCCGGCTGATGAGGTTGCAGACCTGAAAGGCGGGAAATTAGTACCTGCGTTTATAGATCTTCAATTATATGGCGGAAACGGACTGTTTTTTGGGGAACACCCCACGGTCGAAGCCCTTGACGCAACGGTGGCGTATTCCCGTGCCGGAGGCGCCTATCTCATTCTGCCAACTGTGGCCACGAATTCCAATGAAGTGGCTTTTGCCGCCATTGATGCCGTAAGGGAATATTGGGCAGCAGGAAGGAAAGGGATAGCCGGCTTACACCTGGAGGGTCCGTTTTTGAATGTGAAAAAGCGCGGGGCGCATGCAGCAGATAAGATACAGGAACCAACTGTTACCAATATACGAAAGCTGGTAGAATATGGCAAAGGCATCGTGAAGATGATGACCATCGCCCCCGAATTGTTTACGGATGAGGGCATAAAAATTTTACAGGATGCCGGCATCATTATTTCAGCCGGACATAGTGATGCTACCTATGAGCAGGCAACTGCTGCATTTGGCAAAGGCATCCAACTCTGTACCCATTTATACAATGCCATGTCGCCGCTGCAACACCGTGCACCCGGACTGGTAGGAGCAATATTTGATCACCCGACGGTAATGTCCAGTATTGTTACGGATGGTTACCATGTAGATGCAGCGGCAATCCGGATAGCAAAAAAACTAATGGGTCAAAGGTTGTTTATCATCACAGATGCAGTGACGGCCAATCCAGATGGCCACTACCAGCACAGGTTGGAGGGTAACCGGTATGTAATGCCAGATGGTACATTATCGGGTTCCGCATTAACTATGGTGAAGGCTGTAAAGTATTGTACAGAACAGGCAGGAATTGATGAGGGAGAAGCATTGCGCATGGCCTCCTTATACCCGGCAAGGGTATTGGGCCTTGATAAGGAATGGGGGAAGATTGCGCCCGGGTATATTGAATCATTATTTATCATTGATCAATAA